Genomic window (Saccharomyces eubayanus strain FM1318 chromosome XVI, whole genome shotgun sequence):
TTCTTCTCTATCAAACCTCAAGGACAAAATTCAGAAACAATAATGTCCCGCTCGACGGATGATGTACATCCAAATAAAGTCGTGAGAAAGCTGTCCTTCCGCATATGCGAAGATAATTAATTCAGACAGTCAACTCGCGCATAACCACTAATGATACCATATACCCCGCCCATATACTACTAAGTACGTgtataaaataataataacaatactaataataataataataataataacaacagtGTTTATGTTCGTCACCCGGCCGATCAGTTAcgtaaaaaattttcggAACTTGCGATGAGgtgaaaattgaaaaacatcTAACCATAATAAAACAGTGTTTAATTAACAAGAAGGCGCTTGATTTAGCGATAGTTCGGTTCATTTCAACGATCGTATTATAGCATATTAAGTAACAAGACAGTGAATCATGGGCAAGGCTgcgaaaaagaaatattctGGAGCAACGTCATCCAAACAAGTCTCTGCAGAAAAGCATTTGAGTTCAGTGTTTAAATTCAATACCGATTTAGGCCAGcatattttaaagaatcCTTTGGTGGCGCAAGGAATTGTCGATAAGGCACAAATCAGGCCCTCAGATGTTGTTTTGGAAGTCGGCCCCGGTACTGGTAACTTGACAGTAAGAATTCTCGAACAAGCGAAAAACGTGGTTGCAGTGGAAATGGATCCTAGAATGGCAGCAGAATTGACTAAAAGAGTGCGTGGTACGTCCGTGGAGAAGAAACTAGAGATTTTGCTAGGAGATTTCATGAAAACTGAGCTAccatattttgatatttgcaTCAGTAATACACCCTACCAAATCTCATCGCCCttggttttcaaattaatTAACCAACCAAGACCGCCAAGAGTGTCCATTCTTATGTTCCAAAGAGAGTTCGCACTAAGATTGTTGGCAAGACCTGGGGATTCATTATATTGTAGATTATCAGCCAACGTACAAATGTGGGCTAATGTCACACATATCATGAAAGTGGGTAAGAATAACTTCAGACCACCACCACAGGTGGAATCCAGTGTCGTTAGACTAGAGATCAAAAACCCAAGACCACAAGTGGACTATAACGAATGGGACGGCTTACTAAGAATCGTATTTGTGAGGAAAAACAGAATGATCTCGGCGGGATTCAAATCCACATCCGTAATGGAcatcttggaaaagaacTACAAGACGTTCTTAGCAATGAACAATGAAATG
Coding sequences:
- the DIM1 gene encoding putative dimethyladenosine transferase, producing MGKAAKKKYSGATSSKQVSAEKHLSSVFKFNTDLGQHILKNPLVAQGIVDKAQIRPSDVVLEVGPGTGNLTVRILEQAKNVVAVEMDPRMAAELTKRVRGTSVEKKLEILLGDFMKTELPYFDICISNTPYQISSPLVFKLINQPRPPRVSILMFQREFALRLLARPGDSLYCRLSANVQMWANVTHIMKVGKNNFRPPPQVESSVVRLEIKNPRPQVDYNEWDGLLRIVFVRKNRMISAGFKSTSVMDILEKNYKTFLAMNNEMVDDTKGSMHDIIKEKIETVLKETDLSDKRAGKCDQNDFLRLLYAFHQVGIHFS